In Quercus robur chromosome 11, dhQueRobu3.1, whole genome shotgun sequence, the following proteins share a genomic window:
- the LOC126707584 gene encoding uncharacterized protein LOC126707584 isoform X2: protein MSYTETQWGRSTVGNLPVVVDDDGSGGGEVKGGEVPRFEFRVTHEAKLKELLHKISSLEIKLCSDGVKEFIRLLKGNTGGELLHLYVRSSRNCSELLDAWKLRRGKPGLSYIIKLISAILGHPDGVYDPKDGERIAISKVLNKFARLLVEEYMVELQKELDGKEVKCQNAALLLLASIVRRQSGLASEVAKKFDFKSKTFCRLAEYKKNQKEKRVIKHSTRKAFVGFAMSFLEVGRPGLLRWVLQQKEMYSGVLRGLGNDDDETIIYVLSTLRDRVLVEESLVPPGLRSVLFGSVTLEQLVSISGRGNDESAAELAYHTLVLVCTDPCNGLMPDLKRSPSPLRGNPKRLVGLMKRLKATEVSYHRDLLLAIVSGSPFFGSAYMEEFPYNLEDFSSSTWFATISLAANLVSSVGTGGPFGFLDSLSHDPPLFDSEDVQSIMKCVCPRLFSRSVVNKGLLHSDFLVKHGTLRLLLEALKLLDSFISALNHSSYSSDQMMQGWASLKQEIQNEVRTLLPDPQVLLTLLSSLTRHPKTRESSLKRTADFEKFPERSNNNIKKLKLNDENKDMDIVVSGINSDTDFVPLGDTKRDVGSPLIDETDNGKDLISVIAEIWGLDECSEPFITPKGVEMFFQSKLFDTLKIYIRAVPTVLEGSFEFFINLLSNPLGIPTNLQCCLLSLLIEYIGFSSSSGIPTRTPPLMYKHLQPLINLLIFSPISDVKNLSYSLARAAMFSTGAFDRNVDEIGAWLLFLPGYDMGKSSVEVQELDMLQSLSPVVISFLCDAISTIGNNLFKYWEFVKHNAFHSKGAKDVSPTFSPLVICVLQKCLRLLASESGSFTLPEKSIISLYVCSTLKYLMQTQVDAGLLSALVESVLSERLGDRSVVDDSGDSFCEWRPLNNLLLFSRSISHQQTSCIFSTDRKASPIDSSFASTLDDVKQLLRAGDSGNVSGITKAFSSSIICTSPDEILKNFPSVMTISHNLLGVPMSILSSVFFLEQSLLTSISKLWPDVFFPGLETTLSIVHCEVKGDDASAVSCHSLDSQEIIYNGDLDASESAAAAFSLFLKQAPFHVLFPAIMNISGPYLLEPLKIQDMLLAKLSDSITDCHGTTYLRLVLFWIHQIQSSYRIKPLVELQQLAEICFNLVKHLLAQLLVLKSDSACSRKSGVPFSGPDIQEVVQSIFCHPAVVASLSCPLDCKKELAFEDVVGTLDMLISLSRQRVHMLDLHLLNILTTASEYLLTLCNVQNSVPKDNKSSYKQLVGAFNALVQRLFLEAREKFDLCICTKDMMPILPTFYALHALLRFISPFELLELVQWMFNRVGMDELIVCKTSKISAPSIGFCIAAGAFKTLSGYSEQRVTKGVPYNLLWEIEEENINISIVEEIYFKVVTFALHFEPEFADTCLLEAVNVGYRQKYMQQHSIHPLSLLMSRVIMITPVEVLSHCIYKTSKTKAKLLFLLIETSSIHLSTFGHLFLGILNKDLPHQGNLMQENCGHALSDEDFMMLLPAALSYLNSIVIKFEKQHHSHFGSIPSLYSRILLNGFLHWKSFVSRDIFEEEYGELLPSSTPEFVRLVDGSLLGKSIHMLRYHLAFSGVPMKLKKRLKLFDKIFQQSTSHNDLLDCDVGEMDSHSLNQSLNHINRVVAKISFGKILLYLENSQIHSKPKEADGNLKEVPLEMVSNLDSSRMQFINNLVSIWHLVIKKFPLVTNSSAKGKSIDSSTLYKYLEVFILNCIFEITTELHDGLVQLQCVPFLEQLMRSALLYRFEDPTTLTALRGILKSLSDGKFSRALYLQLLLAHSQFARTIHSVSKASGCSPIGAFLRPMSSILRSLVIPSRKQDAFSGKQDSETTEPYTKQLEVIKLFHTLFPVKALQRGFDSEKDFGINLKELHLLLLSSYGATLSEVDLEIYNLMLEIESINRSDSVNSADMDYLWGSAALKVKKERALEQDISLDIMTDAEAVEEHRKSQFRENLSIDPKICASTVLYFPYDATASDEPLSWNKACSPIVENVERYDPVFILHFSIHSLSLGYIEPLEFAGLGLLAVAFVSLSSSDERIRKLGYEALAIFKHAMEKCQKRKDLMQLRLLLTYVQNGIEEPWQKIPSVIALFAAETSLILLDPSHDHYATIRKLLMQSSRVNLKGIPLFNNCFWSSSVNFRAERLWILRLLYVGLNLDIDAQIYTRNSIFETLLSFYVSPLSDTDSKELILQVVKKSVKLHKTARYLVERCGLFSWLSSVISFSSGRLFEDEKGFSLKQLLVVLEVANDAISSQNITEWLQKDALEQLMELCSHLYQVLIGGLTFKKGNVALVNLFLQITISTVKISQKREIYQPHFTLSVEGLYQIYQAVGVYNYAGSYPCAEVGLKAILMGTPPVDFFHMRKAFWFSYVGNFHCIEIRLCTNASASRISFAFHHFFRGRDP from the exons ATGAGTTACACAGAGACTCAGTGGGGGCGATCGACGGTGGGAAATTTGCCAg TTGTTGTAGATGAtgatggtagtggtggtggtgaggTTAAAGGAGGAGAAGTTCCAAGGTTTGAATTTAGAGTGACCCATGAAGCTAAACTTAAAGAACTATTGCATAAGATTAGTTCTCTTGAAATTAAGTTATGCTCTGATGGTGTAAAAGAGTTCATTAGGTTGCTAAAGGGTAATACTGGAGGTGAATTGCTTCATTTATATGTACGGAGTTCGCGTAATTGCTCGGAGCTTCTAGATGCTTGGAAGCTTCGACGAGGGAAGCCTGGATTGTCCTATATAATTAAACTGATTTCTGCTATCCTTGGTCATCCCGATGGGGTGTATGATCCCAAGGATGGGGAGAGAATAGCTATTAGTAAGGTTCTCAACAAGTTTGCAAGATTGCTTGTTGAAGAATACATGGTAGAACTTCAGAAGGAACTAGATGGTAAAGAGGTGAAGTGCCAAAATGCAGCACTTTTGCTACTGGCTTCGATTGTTAGGCGTCAGTCGGGATTGGCTTCTGAGGTGGCaaagaaatttgattttaaatctAAGACATTTTGCAGGCTAGCAGAATATAAAAAGAACCAAAAGGAGAAGAGGGTGATAAAGCATTCGACAAGGAAGGCATTTGTTGGCTTTGCAATGTCGTTTTTGGAGGTGGGGCGGCCAGGATTGTTGAGGTGGGTGCTGCAGCAGAAGGAAATGTATTCTGGTGTCCTTCGTGGGCTTgggaatgatgatgatgaaactattatttatgttttgtctaCATTACGGGATAGGGTTCTTGTGGAAGAGTCCTTGGTGCCCCCAGGTCTTCGAAGTGTTCTCTTTGGGAGTGTTACTTTGGAACAGTTGGTTAGCATTTCTGGAAGAGGGAATGATGAGTCTGCTGCAGAGTTGGCATACCATACACTGGTCCTCGTTTGCACTGATCCTTGTAATGGTTTGATGCCAGATTTGAAAAGAAGCCCAAGTCCACTGAGGGGTAATCCGAAGCGACTTGTTGGACTCATGAAGAGGTTAAAAGCAACTGAGGTTAGCTATCACAGAGACTTGCTTTTGGCTATTGTTAGTGGGAGTCCCTTTTTTGGTTCAGCCTACATGGAAGAGTTCCCCTACAACCTGGAAGATTTTTCATCATCAACCTG GTTTGCTACAATTTCTCTTGCAGCAAACTTGGTTTCCTCAGTGGGCACTGGTGGTCCCTTTGGTTTCCTCGATTCTCTGTCTCATGATCCCCCTTTGTTTGATAGCGAGGATGTGCAGAGTATCATGAAATGTGTGTGTCCTCGTCTGTTCAGCCGGTCAGTAGTTAACAAGGGGTTGCTTCACTCTGATTTTCTTGTGAAGCATGGAACTCTAAGGCTTCTTTTGGAGGCATTGAAATTGCTGGACTCCTTCATCAGTGCTTTGAATCATAGTTCTTATTCGAGTGATCAAATGATGCAGGGTTGGGCATCTCTCAAGCAAGAAATTCAGAATGAAGTCCGAACTTTGCTCCCTGATCCCCAAGTTTTACTGacccttctttcttctttgactCGCCACCCCAAGACTCGTGAATCAAGTTTAAAGAGAACAgcagattttgaaaaatttcctgaacgtagcaacaataatataaaaaagttgaAATTGAATGATGAGAACAAGGACATGGATATTGTTGTAAGTGGCATAAATTCTGATACTGACTTTGTTCCGCTTGGAGACACTAAAAGAGATGTTGGTTCACCTCTAATAGATGAGACTGACAATGGCAAGGATCTTATCAGTGTTATTGCAGAAATTTGGGGTTTAGACGAATGCTCTGAGCCTTTTATCACACCAAAGGGTGTAGAGATGTTCTTTCAATCTAAACTATTTGATACTCTTAAGATTTATATT CGGGCAGTGCCTACTGTGTTGGAAGGTTCATTTGAGTTCTTCATAAATCTCCTCAGCAATCCTTTAGGCATACCAACCAATCTACAGTGTTGTCTCTTGTCTTTGCTAATAGAATACATTGGATTCTCTTCAAGCAGTGGTATTCCCACTAGAACCCCTCCATTGATGTACAAGCATCTACAGCCACTTAttaacttgttaattttttcaCCAATCAGTGATGTTAAGAATCTATCATATAGTCTAGCACGAGCTGCTATGTTTAGTACTGGTGCATTTGACAGAAACGTAGATGAAATTGGAGCATGGTTACTATTTTTACCAGGGTATGACATGGGAAAATCTTCTGTTGAGGTCCAAGAATTGGATATGTTGCAGAGCCTGTCTCCAGTTGTTATCTCATTTTTATGTGATGCCATATCAACTATTGGGAATAATTTATTCAAGTATTGGGAATTTGTCAAGCATAATGCATTCCATTCGAAAGGTGCTAAAG ATGTATCACCTACTTTCAGCCCTCTTGTAATATGTGTCTTGCAGAAATGTCTAAGGTTGCTAGCTTCTGAATCTGGAAGCTTTACATTGCCTGAGAAGTCAATCATATCATTATATGTATGCAGTACACTAAAATATCTAATGCAAACTCAG GTAGATGCTGGGTTGCTATCTGCTTTGGTTGAATCAGTCTTGTCTGAGAGACTTGGTGACCGTTCTGTAGTAGATGATTCTGGGGATTCCTTCTGTGAGTGGAGGCCGTTAAATAACTTACTGCTTTTTTCACGGAGCATTTCACATCAACaaacttcatgcattttttCTACTGATAGAAAAGCTAGTCCTATTGATAGTTCTTTTGCAAGTACACTTGATGATGTTAAACAACTTTTAAGGGCTGGGGATAGTGGCAATGTATCTGGCATAACCAAGGCATTTTCTTCCTCAATTATTTGCACGTCACCTGATGAGATATTGAAAAATTTTCCGTCAGTTATGACTATTTCACACAACCTTCTTGGAGTACCTATGTCAATCTTATCATCAGTATTCTTTCTTGAACAAAGTCTTCTTACCAGCATTTCTAAGTTATGGCCCGACGTGTTCTTCCCTGGTCTGGAAACAACTCTTTCTATTGTTCATTGTGAAGTCAAAGGAGATGATGCCAGTGCAGTTTCTTGTCATTCTTTGGATTCTCAGGAAATTATTTACAATGGAGATCTTGATGCAAGTGAATCTGCTGCTGcagcatttagtttatttttgaaGCAGGCACCTTTCCATGTGCTATTTCCTGCAATTATGAACATCAGTGGTCCCTACTTGCTGGAGCCCTTGAAGATACAAGACATGCTTCTGGCTAAACTATCTGACTCAATAACAGATTGCCACGGAACTACTTATCTGCGGTTGGTGCTATTTTGGATCCATCAAATACAATCATCTTATAGAATTAAACCATTAGTTGAACTCCAACAACTTGCAGAGATTTGCTTTAATCTTGTAAAGCACTTGTTAGCTCAACTATTGGTTTTGAAATCTGATTCTGCTTGTTCCAGAAAATCTGGGGTTCCTTTCTCAGGACCAGATATTCAAGAAGTGGTTCAATCTATCTTCTGTCATCCTGCAGTGGTAGCATCATTATCCTGTCCTTTGGATTGTAAAAAAGAGTTAGCATTTGAAGATGTGGTGGGCACTTTGGATATGTTGATTAGTTTATCCAGGCAGAGGGTTCATATGTTGGATCTTCATCTCTTGAATATATTAACAACAGCTTCTGAGTACTTGTTGACCTTATGCAATGTCCAAAACTCTGTACCCAAAGATAATAAAAGTTCTTATAAGCAACTTGTGGGGGCCTTTAATGCCCTGGTACAGAGGCTATTTCTGGAAGCCAGGGAAAAGTTTGATCTGTGCATTTGTACTAAAGACATGATGCCCATCCTTCCGACCTTTTATGCTTTACATGCTCTCCTACGGTTTATATCCCCCTTTGAACTTCTTGAATTAGTGCAATGGATGTTTAATAGGGTTGGCATGGATGAATTGATAGTTTGCAAAACATCAAAGATATCTGCTCCCTCTATTGGATTTTGTATTGCTGCTGGTGCTTTCAAAACTCTGTCTGGTTATTCAGAGCAGCGGGTTACAAAGGGAGTACCATACAATTTGTTATGGGAAATAGAAGAAGAGAATATCAACATCAGCATAGTTGAGGAGATCTATTTTAAAGTAGTTACGTTTGCCTTGCATTTTGAACCAGAATTTGCAGATACATGCTTGCTGGAGGCTGTTAATGTTGGTTACAGACAGAAATATATGCAACAGCATAGTATTCATCCATTAAGTTTGCTAATGTCAAGGGTTATAATGATTACTCCTGTGGAAGTGCTTTCTCATTGCATTTACAAGACAAGCAAGACGAAAGCTAAATTATTGTTCCTTCTTATTGAGACAAGCTCCATACATTTGTCAACCTTTGGGCACTTATTTTTGGGTATTCTGAACAAAGATTTGCCTCACCAGGGCAATTTGATGCAAGAAAATTGTGGCCATGCTCTTTCAGACGAGGACTTTATGATGCTTCTGCCTGCTGCTTTGTCTTACCTGAACTcaattgttataaaatttgaaaagcaACACCATAGTCATTTTGGAAGCATACCTTCTTTATATTCAAGGATTCTTTTAAATGGTTTCCTTCACTGGAAGAGTTTTGTCTCTAGAGATATATTTGAGGAAGAATATGGCGAGCTTTTGCCATCATCTACCCCAGAATTTGTCAGACTTGTTGATGGTAGTCTCTTAGGAAAATCTATTCATATGTTGCGGTATCACTTAGCCTTCAGTGGAGTTCCAATGAAATTGAAGAAGCGATTGAAactatttgataaaattttccaACAATCTACTTCACACAATGATCTGCTAGATTGTGATGTTGGTGAGATGGATTCTCATTCACTTAATCAGTCATTAAACCATATAAATAGAGTTGTTGCAAAGATATCTTTTGGTAAGATTTTATTATATCTGGAAAATAGTCAGATTCAttctaagccaaaggaagcagATGGCAACTTGAAGGAAGTTCCTTTGGAAATGGTATCAAATTTAGACTCATCAAGAATGCAGTTTATAAACAATCTGGTCAGTATTTGGCATTTGGTGATTAAGAAATTTCCTTTAGTCACCAATAGTTCTGCAAAGGGAAAGAGCATAGACAGTTCTACCCTGTACAAATACTTGGAAGTCTTCATATTgaattgtatttttgaaataaccACAGAATTGCATGATGGTCTAGTCCAATTGCAATGTGTTCCCTTCCTGGAGCAATTGATGAGATCAGCTCTTTTATATAGGTTTGAGGACCCCACAACTCTGACAGCACTCCGAGGTATCCTAAAGTCGCTGTCTGATGGAAAATTTTCACGTGCCCTATATCTTCAGCTGCTGCTTGCCCACTCTCAATTTGCCCGTACTATTCATTCAGTCTCCAAAGCATCTGGTTGTTCTCCTATTGGTGCATTTTTAAGGCCCATGTCCAGCATTCTGAGATCACTTGTTATCCCTTCTAGGAAACAAGATGCATTTAGTGGCAAGCAAGATTCAGAAACAACTGAACCGTACACAAAGCAGTTGGAAGTTATTAAATTATTCCACACACTCTTTCCAGTCAAGGCTCTTCAACGTGGTTTTGATTCTGAAAAAGATTTTGGCATAAATTTAAAAGAGTTGCATTTGCTACTTCTGTCTTCTTATGGTGCAACACTCAGTGAAGTTGACTTGGAGATATACAATTTAATGCTTGAAATTGAGTCTATAAATAGATCAGACTCTGTGAATAGTGCTGACATGGATTACCTATGGGGAAGTGCCgctttaaaagttaaaaaagaacgGGCTCTTGAGCAGGATATATCTTTGGATATCATGACAGATGCTGAAGCAGTTGAAGAACATCGGAAAAGTCAATTTAGAGAAAACCTTTCGATTGACCCAAAAATATGTGCATCAACAGTGCTGTATTTTCCTTATGATGCTACTGCAAGTGATGAACCCTTATCCTGGAACAAG GCATGTTCTCCTATTGTTGAAAATGTAGAACGCTATGATCCTGTCTTTATCTTGCATTTTTCAATTCATAGTCTGTCGTTGGGCTATATTGAACCTTTGGAGTTTGCTGGTTTAGGCTTGCTTGCAGTTGCATTTGTTAGTCTTTCTTCATCAGATGAGAGGATAAGAAAATTGGGTTATGAGGCTCTTGCGATATTTAAGCATGCGATGGAG AAGTGCCAAAAGAGGAAGGATCTAATGCAACTTAGGCTTCTGTTGACTTATGTGCAAAATGGTATAGAAGAGCCATGGCAGAAAATCCCTTCTGTTATTGCTCTTTTTGCTGCAGAAACATCTTTGATATTGTTAGATCCTTCGCATGACCATTATGCAACCATAAGAAAGCTTTTGATGCAGTCTTCTAGGGTAAATCTGAAG GGTATACCATTGTTTAACAATTGTTTCTGGAGTAGCTCTGTGAATTTCAGAGCAGAAAGGTTGTGGATACTTCGCTTGCTATATGTAGGGCTGAATTTGGACATTGATGCTCAAATATATACGAGGAACTCCATTTTTGAGACTCTATTAAGTTTTTATGTCTCTCCTCTTTCGGATACAGATTCAAAGGAACTGATTCTTCAG GTAGTGAAGAAATCGGTCAAATTGCATAAGACGGCTCGTTATCTAGTTGAACGCTGTGGTCTGTTTTCATGGTTGTCATCTGTTATCTCATTCTCTAGCGGAAGGCTCTTTGAAGATGAAAAAGGTTTTTCCTTAAAGCAATTGCTTGTGGTATTAGAG GTTGCCAATGATGCTATTTCATCCCAAAACATTACTGAGTGGTTGCAGAAAGATGCCCTTGAGCAGCTCATGGAACTTTGTTCGCATCTGTACCAAGTGTTAATTGGTGGTTTGACATTCAAAAAGGGAAATGTTGCATTGGTTAATCTATTTTTGCAAATAACGATATCAACAGTGAAAATATCCCAGAAAAGGGAAATATACCAGCCACATTTTACTCTGTCAGTTGAGGGTTTATATCAAATATATCAGGCTGTTGGTGTATATAATTATGCGGGCTCTTACCCTTGTGCAGAGGTTGGGCTCAAAGCTATACTTATGGGTACACCTCCAGTTGATTTTTTCCACATG